GATAAAGCAAAATCCATAGACTTGCCGCTCTCTCTTAAATCACCCTGTAAGTATTGGGATATCGACTGTTCTGCAAAAACCCCCGTGTTAAGGCGCCCAACCGGCGTGGTATTGCCATTACTCATAGCCGAGATCAAGACATCCGGAAAAGCATGATTAACACTATCAACCTGCTTATATCCCGTTGTATTTAAGTTAGCAATGTTCTGTGTTGCCGTATCGTGTCTACGTTGCTGCGCAACCATACCTGCAGCGGCCGTATATAATCCTCTTATCATGAAGGTAGTCTCCTTCCGAATCTAATGCTACCTTTTATATCGGCTGCTTAGAACTTTTTCTTAACGACCTTGTCCAAATTGTCCAGCATAATCCCTGTTCCCTTTACTACACAATGCATAGGGTCTTCCGCAACCCAGACAGGTACATGTAATTCTTCTGAGAGCAGCTCGTCCAATCCGTTAAGCAAAGCACCTCCACCAGTAAGAACAACACCCCGGTCAATGATGTCCGCAGACAATTCTGGTGGTGTACGCTCCAGTACCGATTTAGCTGCAGCCACAATAGAAGAAACCGGATCCCACAATGCTTCCTTTACCTCACCAGCCGTAATAGTGAGCGTCTGGGGAAGTCCGCTTACCATGTCCCGGCCGCGAATATCCATTTCGGACTTCATCAAACCAGGTCGAACCGTACCAATAGTAACCTTAATATCCTCTGCTGTCCGTTCACCGATCAACAATTTATACTTTTGTTTAATATATCTTAAAATGGCCTCGTCGAACTTGTCTCCAGCGACTTTAATCGAAGAAGCGGTAACGACGTCGCCCATAGAAAGTACGGCTACATCCGTCGTTCCGCCACCGATATCGACGACCATATTTCCACTTGGTTGATAAATGTCCATTCCCGCTCCAATCGCAGCGGCCTTTGGCTCTTCTTCCATAAACACTTCCTTAGCCCCGCTACGTTCTGCCGCTTCCCTTATGGACTTCTGTTCCACAGATGTAATATTTGTAGGGGCGCATATCAGAATGCGAGGCCGTGAGTACCAGGTACGACCGCCAACACGGTCAATAAAATACTTCAGCATCATTTCCGTGATTTCAAAATCCGCAATGACACCATCCCGTAAAGGACGGATAGTTGTTATATTTCCAGGTGTACGTCCAACCATGCGACGTGCCTGTTCTCCCACCGCAAGGACTCTCTTCGTATCACTTTCAAGTGTGACCACGGAAGGTTCATCCAGAACGACTCCCCTTCCCTTAACATGTATGAGCACATTGGCCGTGCCGAGGTCGATTCCGATATCCTTGCTAAACATAATGAAAGAGCCCCCAAAGTGTTATTTTAATTGAAAAAACAGCAGTTAGTACTAAATTTAAAAATAACATACTTTAGGGGAAGTACACAATGTTTTAAAGCTGAATATTTCCTTAAATTTCCGAAAATCTCATGGCTTTGATGCTACAGCAACCTCACGTTTTTTCCCCGTCGTTTTTTTATATTTAATTTTTGTGGCTTCTCCCCCCCGAAGATGTCGGATGGATTTGTGATATTCAAGAATGTGCTTCACCTGATCAGCCAGATCAGGGTTGATCTCTGGCAGACGCTCAGTCAAGTCTTTGTGCACCGTGCTCTTTGAAACGCCAAATTCCTTGGCTATGGTCCGGACCGTATGCCTGGTTTCCACGATGCAGCGTCCGATTTTGATCGTACGTTCCTTGATGTAATCGTGCACGCTCCCGCCTCCCAACTGTGGATAGTTTGGTACATTATATGAGGGGCGGGCTTATATATTCGCGCTTTCAAGACATGACAAGCCTGGGAGGGCTCATTTTATTTAATGGACAACCTAAGAAGCCTTGTTATTCGCAAGCCGGAACGTTATTAGTCCTTTAGAACATGCAGCCGTTTCTCGCAGAAAATAAGGCTCTTTATAAGCATGCAGCTTAAGAAGAGCCTTGTTCACAAAAAAATAGGGGGCTTTCGCCCCCCGCTATAGCTATTCTTATCGCCCTGGCAATAACTCAGATGGATTAACTACGTTACCATCCTTATACACTTCAAAGTGTACATGATTACCGAGGTTCTTCTCGAGTTCACTGCGACCTGCTGTTGCAAGAGTATCCCCTTGTTTCACAACATCGCCTTTTTTAACTTTCGTGTCGCCAAGACTTTGGTACACGGTCTTCATGTTACCTTGATGAGTAATCTCAATTACCTTACCTAGTACCGCAACATCTTCCACTCTAGTTACTTCACCGCTAAGCGCTGCTTTAACGTCGAATGTGTTGTTGTCTTCACGGGCAAGATCAATACCGACATTAGGAATAAATTTGTCGTTATACTGCACCATGGCGGCAACGTGATTGTCCTCTGTACCATTCTCATCATAGTACGGCTTGACCACTTCTACTTCCCCTGGATTGGCTACTGGCCAAGCCAAGCTTTCCGCTGAAGCAAGAACTTCAAGGGCATCTGGATTACTGTTAGCAGTACCAGCTTCGTTAGTCGAAGCTCCTACTTGCTGTGTTGTGGCGGCGGTGTCCAGCGGCTTTTGGCCGGCATCCTGATAGACCCACACCAAGGTTAGTATAATTGCCGCTGCCGCCGTGTAGACTGCTGGGAACACCCAACGTTTAGATAACATCTTGCTCCATGAAGAAGGTTTAGCACCTGAATCTCCCTGCGATTTTTTGAGAGATTCATCATGGTTTGTTTTGTTTTTGTCTTGTTCATTCATATGGTTATCACCTCAGTAACCAGTGTTACCGGGCTTCTATCTTTTATACGTATCTTTCAAGTTATTTTTTCAGAAGAGTTGAGATTTGCGTAAAAGAGATACCACTGTAATAGTGTTTGAGAATTTGAGTAGCCGTTCCGCCTTCCTTGGCCATTCCATTTGCTCCCCACTGACTCATTCCCACACCATGCCCATTTCCGAAGGTAGTTATAAAGATTTTGTTCCCTTTTCGACCCCAACTGAATTGGCTGGAACGTAACCCTAGCTTCTCTCTTACTTCTCTTCCAGTAAAAATAGTACCGCCGATAGAGATTTCTTTAACCCGATGTCCAGTGGTAAGAGACAACACTTCTACCGGCAATTCAGAAGAAGTAGATATCTTCTTAGTTGGGACTGAATGGGTCATTTCTTTGGAAGCAGGGATTACGCTGTCGTTTAACCCAAGTCTAGTAAGTATTTCCGAAATGGTGAAGGTCGTTGTCACCGCATAGTTTGGCGTAATCTCTTTCTCCCAAGGACTCGTCACACTGCGCAGATAGGGAATTGCCGCATTCCAGTATTCTTCCGAGTTCTCCGTATATCCTCCACTGGAGGCGAAAAAGGAGGCCGTAATCGGCTGCCCTTTATAGGTCATAATGACACCGCGCGTCTCAAGGACCGCGCGCTGAAGCTTAGCGAGATCGGCGCTTCTTCCGCCGAGCTTCCACTCCCGTTCCAGCGTGTCCTTAGATACGTAAGCCTGATGGCTTACCGTATCGGTTACATCCGCCCCCGGAACGGGGACGCCGCTCCTGTCGCCAGCCAGCAGGCGGCGAAGGATAAAGGTGCGGGCCGCTACGGCCTGCGCTTTGAGCGCTTCAAGCTCAAAGCTGGCCGGCATCTCGGCCGCAAGCACGCCGCTGACGTATTCCTCCAGCGGCAGTGTCTCTATTTGTCCGCTACGCGACAAATAGACGGAGACCTTCGGCTGCGCCGCTTCCTGCGCAGCCGCCTCCGGCCCTGCGGGTGCGGCCGGTGCGGCCGTAACCGCCGGCAGAGCCGGAGGCGTCGGTTGTCCCCGGTGCAGCGGGACAACCACCAGTGGAATCAGCAGCGCCGCCAGGATAGGCGCTGCGAACCAGGCGACGGGACCAAGTCGCCTGAGCCGGGGACCAAGGGGACGCGAGTGCCAGCGCGTTGACTTGTTACGTCGCAAGTAGTGGAAATCTTTCATCTCTATGGCTCCTTCCGTGAGTCACTGTTGATTCTTATAGATATGAATTTTCAGCAACTACTAGAACAACATTTGAGAGAAAGAGAGTAGCATTCTCGTATCTACCACTATGCCCCGTGTTTGAGAAATACAAACGAAAAAAATCCCCATTAGATGAGGATTTAGAGATACATTCTTAACAATAAAAAAGACCAGGCCGCATCACTGCAGCCTGATCTCACCTAATGACTGATATTATACCCAAGTTGCTTGAACCTGAAAGCGAGGTTTAACTTCTTCGCTTTTATTCGATTCACTCTTGGCAATTTCTGGTTTAAGAGTTTCATCCTTCACTGTTTGTACAGCTGTGTCTTCCATGGAAATACGCCAAATTTCCGCACCTAGTCCAGACAGCTTCTCAGCCAAATGTACGTATCCACGGTCAATATGATGAGTTCCACTTACCTCAGTAGTACCTTCAGCAACCAGACCTGCCAAAATAAGCGCAGCTCCCGCACGTAGATCCGTAGCACATACTTTGGCTCCGACCAATTGTGCATTACCTGTAACGATTGCTGAGCGACCTTCGATCTTAATCTCAGCATTCATGTTATGGAATTCGTCCACATGCATGAATCGGTTCTCGAATACAGTTTCCGTAACGACACTAGTACCTTCAGAGCGCAGCAATAATGCCATCATTTGTGACTGCATATCCGTTGGAAAGCCTGGATACGGCAAAGTCTTCAAATCAACAGCTTTAAGAGGTTTGTCACTAATTACACGAACCCCGTTCTCATCAGGAATAATGGTTACGCCCATCTCTTCCATTTTAGCAATGACAGGTCCCAAGTGATCAGCGATTGCGCCTTCCACATATACATCGCCACCTGTAATTGCTGCAGCAGCCATATAGGTGCCGGCTTCAATACGGTCAGGAATCACATGATGCTTAACGCCATGCAGGCGTTCAACACCTTCAATACGGATAACACCAGTTCCTGCACCGCGCACGATTCCACCCATGCCGTTCAAATAGTTGGCTAGGTCTACAATTTCAGGTTCTTTGGCCGCATTCTCAATCACGGTCACACCTTCGGCTAGTGTTGCAGCCATCATTATATTTTCGGTCGCACCCACGCTAGCTACATCCAAATACACTTTAGCTCCGCGCAGGCGACCGTTACTTTTCGCTTCAATGTAGCCCTGGCCGAGACTAATCTCCGCACCAAGCGCTTCAAATCCTTTCAAATGTTGATCTATCGGTCGTGTGCCAATGGCGCAGCCGCCAGGCAAAGAAATTCTTGTCTGACCAAGCCGAGATAACAGAGGTCCCATGACTAAAAAAGACGCCCGCATTTTTCGTACCCATTCATAAGGTGCTTCACAGGAAGTGATGTTTGTAGCATCCACCTGGATAATATCGTTTTGATATGTAACCCCTGCACCCAAAGATTCCAGCATTTTTGAGATCGTCATTACATCATCAAGCGGAGGTGCGTCCACAATGACGCTTACTCCTTCTTCTGCCAATAGAGAGGCGGCTATGATCGGTAATACGGAATTTTTTGCGCCGCTAACTTTCACGCTCCCGGTCAATCTGTTGCCACCGCGGACGATAAATTTGCTCATTTTCGGTTTCCCTCCGCGTCCATTATTTCTTAAATTATTTTTTAGATTAAAAGTAATTGCAAAAAAATTCGCATACTCCATCAATATGCCCTTTTAACCGGGCATGTTCCTTAAAGTTCAGTGTTGACATAATAAAACCTTATTATTCGACACTTTTTGACCACTGCGACCTATGACACTTATAACCAAACTACATATTCCTAAAACATATAGCGGATCATCCCACTCCAGCTAAGGTAATCCAGAAAGAATCCTGCAACTAAACGACCAAGTACAATGGCCAGAAGCAAGTGCAGCAGCCTTCCCTGAGGACTCTTGGGATATCTTATGACCAAATCCAGCTTAAGGTTCTGCAATGCCCACCAAGATAATACAACACTGAGCAAAGAAACAATCATTGAGATCATGCTGCTGGTTCCAGCTGCACTAGACCATCCATTGGACAATATATCCCCCATGCTAACCCTCCGTGTTCGTATTACTCGGAAATCGACTCTTATATCATACTTGTGCAGGGCAAAAGAATCCAGTACTTTTACAAATTTTTAAACAATTCAATGCCAATATCCAAGAAAATGAAGAAATCTTAACCTTAAATACATAGATTACTATAATAAAAAAAGCAGTCAAGCTTAGAGCTTGACCGCTAATAACCTACTGTTGTCCTTTACCAGTGGACACTTTAATCCGTGTAACAGCGCGTTGCAGCGCCAACTCCGCACGGCGGTGATCGATATCATCTTGTTTGCTACGAGTCTGGAGACGGCGTTGAGCCCGTTCTCTAGCGGCTTCGGCGCGCTCAACATCAATATCTGTTGGCAGCTCGGCACTTTCGGCCAGCACTGTTACCTTGTCCTTATGCACTTCAACGAACCCGCCATGAACGGCGATGGAAATCGTAACACCGTCCGATTTGACGGATAACGGAGCAACCTGAAGTGGAGTCACAAGCGGAATGTGTCCAGGCAAAATACCCAACTCGCCTTCGACTCCCCGTACTGTCAAGCTATTCACTTGTTTAGAATAGACGAGATGCTCCGGCGTGACAATTTCCAACAAAAAGGTATTCACTTCCATTCCTCCTTAAAGCTTTACGAAGTAAAGCTCTCATCGAAAGCATACACTTAGCTTTACAAAGTAAAGCTCGCTTCGAAAGCATTTCACTTAGCTCAGTGTTACATCGATTTCGCTTTTTCAACCGCTTCTTCGATTGTACCTACGAAAAGGAACGCTGCTTCTGGAAGATCATCATGCTTACCATCCAGAATCTCCTTAAAGCTACGTACAGTTTCTTTGATTGGCACGTATTTACCCTTGAAGCCGGTAAACTGTTCAGCTACGTGGAAAGGCTGCGACAGGAACCGCTCAACTTTACGAGCACGGGCTACGATAACCTTATCATCCTCACTCAATTCATCCATACCCAAGATGGCAATGATGTCCTGAAGTTCGGTATAACGTTGCAGCAATTGTTTAACACCTTGTGCCACATTATAGTGCTCTTCACCAACAATTTCCGGAGCTAGCAAACGCGAGCTGGAAGCCAGTGGATCAACCGCTGGGAAAATCCCCTTCTCGGAAATCTTACGCTCAAGATTAGTTGTTGCATCCAAGTGAGCAAACGCCGTTGCCGGAGCAGGGTCAGTGTAGTCATCCGCTGGTACGTAGATGGCTTGAATGGAAGTAACGGAGCCTTTTTTGGTAGAAGTGATACGCTCTTGCAACTGACCCATTTCAGTAGCCAGGGTTGGTTGGTAACCTACCGCGGACGGCATACGTCCGAGAAGAGCGGATACTTCGGAACCCGCTTGGGTAAAGCGGAATATATTATCGATAAAGAGCAGCGTATCGCGGCCTTCTACATCACGGAAATATTCCGCCATAGTAAGACCGGTCAAAGCTACGCGCAGACGCGCGCCTGGGGGCTCATTCATTTGTCCGAACACCATTGCTGTTTTCTTAATAACGCCGGAGTCCGTCATTTCGTGATAAAGGTCATTACCTTCACGAGTACGTTCACCCACACCCGCGAATACGGAAATACCGCCGTGTTCTTGGGCAATGTTATTAATCAATTCTTGAATCGTTACCGTTTTACCTACACCGGCACCGCCGAACAGACCAACTTTACCGCCTTTAGCGTAAGGTGCGAGCAAGTCGATAACTTTAATACCCGTTTCCAAAATTTCGGCTTGTGTTGACAATTCATCAAATGTCGGAGCCAAACGGTGAATCGGGTTCTTTATTTCGGAAACAACTTCACCAGCGTTATCAATTGGATTTCCAAGTACGTTAAATACCCGACCTAATGTCGCTTCCCCTACAGGAACCGAAATAGGACCACCTTGGTCAATCGCATCCAGTCCACGAACCAGACCATCTGTAGAAGACATCGCGATACAACGTACCAAATTGTCTCCCAAGTGATTGGAAACCTCAAGTGTTAGGTTAATCTGGCGACCATTGTCCAAGACGGTTTCAATTTTGATAGCGTTGAATATCTCGGGCAACTGGCCGCGTTCAAATTCAATATCGACAACCGGACCCATAATGCTTACAACGCGTCCTTTGTTCATCTTCATTTCCCTCCTCGAAAGCTGTTACGTCAAGAAGAAACGACGTTGTCGTCATATAAAGATGACAACCGTTTCTCGTAGAAATATAAGCATTTTGTATAGTGAAAACCCATACTTTCTTATATTTTAAGAAGAACTGCAGTGCCGTTCTTAAGGAGCCATACTCCAGAAGCGGGCGATACTCTGTATCGCTCCATGCGGCACTGTTTCTCGTAAAATACAAGGCAAGTCAAGCACAGTGCTTAACTGTTCTTGTATTTTTAAGACTGAGCGTTCGCTCCGGCCACGATCTCGGTAATTTCCTGCGTAATTGCCGCCTGACGGGCACGGTTGTACGTAAGGGTAAGTTCTCCGATCATTTTCGACGCGTTCTTTGTTGCACTGCCCATCGCTGTCATTTTCGCACCCAGCTCACTGGCCTTGCCATCCAGAATTGCGCTATAAATTAAAGTTTCAGCGTATTTCGGAAGTAGCACTTCGAGTACGCCTTCTGGTGAAGGTTCATATTCGTAATTTGCAGTCGCTTCATGATGCTCATGATTTCCTACGCCTTCCATAGGCAACAATCGATCAACAGTTGGAATCTGGGTAATCGCATTGACGAATTGGTTATAACAAACGTACAGCTCATCATACGTACCATCTACAAACTGTTGTACTGCCGAATTAGCGATAGACTTGATGTCAGCAAACTTCGGCGCATCCGAT
This Paenibacillus sp. FSL R5-0345 DNA region includes the following protein-coding sequences:
- a CDS encoding rod shape-determining protein, translating into MFSKDIGIDLGTANVLIHVKGRGVVLDEPSVVTLESDTKRVLAVGEQARRMVGRTPGNITTIRPLRDGVIADFEITEMMLKYFIDRVGGRTWYSRPRILICAPTNITSVEQKSIREAAERSGAKEVFMEEEPKAAAIGAGMDIYQPSGNMVVDIGGGTTDVAVLSMGDVVTASSIKVAGDKFDEAILRYIKQKYKLLIGERTAEDIKVTIGTVRPGLMKSEMDIRGRDMVSGLPQTLTITAGEVKEALWDPVSSIVAAAKSVLERTPPELSADIIDRGVVLTGGGALLNGLDELLSEELHVPVWVAEDPMHCVVKGTGIMLDNLDKVVKKKF
- the spoIIID gene encoding sporulation transcriptional regulator SpoIIID — its product is MHDYIKERTIKIGRCIVETRHTVRTIAKEFGVSKSTVHKDLTERLPEINPDLADQVKHILEYHKSIRHLRGGEATKIKYKKTTGKKREVAVASKP
- a CDS encoding M23 family metallopeptidase produces the protein MNEQDKNKTNHDESLKKSQGDSGAKPSSWSKMLSKRWVFPAVYTAAAAIILTLVWVYQDAGQKPLDTAATTQQVGASTNEAGTANSNPDALEVLASAESLAWPVANPGEVEVVKPYYDENGTEDNHVAAMVQYNDKFIPNVGIDLAREDNNTFDVKAALSGEVTRVEDVAVLGKVIEITHQGNMKTVYQSLGDTKVKKGDVVKQGDTLATAGRSELEKNLGNHVHFEVYKDGNVVNPSELLPGR
- the spoIID gene encoding stage II sporulation protein D, which codes for MKDFHYLRRNKSTRWHSRPLGPRLRRLGPVAWFAAPILAALLIPLVVVPLHRGQPTPPALPAVTAAPAAPAGPEAAAQEAAQPKVSVYLSRSGQIETLPLEEYVSGVLAAEMPASFELEALKAQAVAARTFILRRLLAGDRSGVPVPGADVTDTVSHQAYVSKDTLEREWKLGGRSADLAKLQRAVLETRGVIMTYKGQPITASFFASSGGYTENSEEYWNAAIPYLRSVTSPWEKEITPNYAVTTTFTISEILTRLGLNDSVIPASKEMTHSVPTKKISTSSELPVEVLSLTTGHRVKEISIGGTIFTGREVREKLGLRSSQFSWGRKGNKIFITTFGNGHGVGMSQWGANGMAKEGGTATQILKHYYSGISFTQISTLLKK
- the murA gene encoding UDP-N-acetylglucosamine 1-carboxyvinyltransferase encodes the protein MSKFIVRGGNRLTGSVKVSGAKNSVLPIIAASLLAEEGVSVIVDAPPLDDVMTISKMLESLGAGVTYQNDIIQVDATNITSCEAPYEWVRKMRASFLVMGPLLSRLGQTRISLPGGCAIGTRPIDQHLKGFEALGAEISLGQGYIEAKSNGRLRGAKVYLDVASVGATENIMMAATLAEGVTVIENAAKEPEIVDLANYLNGMGGIVRGAGTGVIRIEGVERLHGVKHHVIPDRIEAGTYMAAAAITGGDVYVEGAIADHLGPVIAKMEEMGVTIIPDENGVRVISDKPLKAVDLKTLPYPGFPTDMQSQMMALLLRSEGTSVVTETVFENRFMHVDEFHNMNAEIKIEGRSAIVTGNAQLVGAKVCATDLRAGAALILAGLVAEGTTEVSGTHHIDRGYVHLAEKLSGLGAEIWRISMEDTAVQTVKDETLKPEIAKSESNKSEEVKPRFQVQATWV
- a CDS encoding DUF1146 family protein: MGDILSNGWSSAAGTSSMISMIVSLLSVVLSWWALQNLKLDLVIRYPKSPQGRLLHLLLAIVLGRLVAGFFLDYLSWSGMIRYMF
- a CDS encoding F0F1 ATP synthase subunit epsilon, which encodes MNTFLLEIVTPEHLVYSKQVNSLTVRGVEGELGILPGHIPLVTPLQVAPLSVKSDGVTISIAVHGGFVEVHKDKVTVLAESAELPTDIDVERAEAARERAQRRLQTRSKQDDIDHRRAELALQRAVTRIKVSTGKGQQ
- the atpD gene encoding F0F1 ATP synthase subunit beta, with protein sequence MNKGRVVSIMGPVVDIEFERGQLPEIFNAIKIETVLDNGRQINLTLEVSNHLGDNLVRCIAMSSTDGLVRGLDAIDQGGPISVPVGEATLGRVFNVLGNPIDNAGEVVSEIKNPIHRLAPTFDELSTQAEILETGIKVIDLLAPYAKGGKVGLFGGAGVGKTVTIQELINNIAQEHGGISVFAGVGERTREGNDLYHEMTDSGVIKKTAMVFGQMNEPPGARLRVALTGLTMAEYFRDVEGRDTLLFIDNIFRFTQAGSEVSALLGRMPSAVGYQPTLATEMGQLQERITSTKKGSVTSIQAIYVPADDYTDPAPATAFAHLDATTNLERKISEKGIFPAVDPLASSSRLLAPEIVGEEHYNVAQGVKQLLQRYTELQDIIAILGMDELSEDDKVIVARARKVERFLSQPFHVAEQFTGFKGKYVPIKETVRSFKEILDGKHDDLPEAAFLFVGTIEEAVEKAKSM
- the atpG gene encoding ATP synthase F1 subunit gamma: MARSMRDIKRQIKSVQNTRQITKAMEMVAASKLRKAQEKAIAARPYAEKLKEVVSSIAAGTEGVQHPMLVSRPVKKTGYLIVTSDRGLAGGYNANILRKVTMLIAERHKSKDEYALFVIGRKGRDFLRRREYPIVQEVTELSDAPKFADIKSIANSAVQQFVDGTYDELYVCYNQFVNAITQIPTVDRLLPMEGVGNHEHHEATANYEYEPSPEGVLEVLLPKYAETLIYSAILDGKASELGAKMTAMGSATKNASKMIGELTLTYNRARQAAITQEITEIVAGANAQS